A genomic stretch from Gorilla gorilla gorilla isolate KB3781 chromosome 20, NHGRI_mGorGor1-v2.1_pri, whole genome shotgun sequence includes:
- the MVB12A gene encoding multivesicular body subunit 12A isoform X1, whose protein sequence is MDPVPGTDSAPLAGLAWSSASAPPPRGFSAISCTVEGAPASFGKSFAQKSGYFLCLSSLGSLENPQENVVADIQIVVDKSPLPLGFSPVCDPMDSKASVSKKKRMCVKLLPLGAADMAVFDVRLSGKTKTVPGYLRIGDMGGFAIWCKKAKAPRPVPKPRGLSRDMQGLSLDAASQPSKGGLLERTPSRLGSRASTLRRNDSIYEASSLYGISAMDGVPFTLHPRFEGKSCSPLAFSAFGDLTIKSLADIEEEYNYGFVVEKTAAARLPPSVS, encoded by the exons ATGGATCCCGTACCCGGGACAGACTCGGCGCCGCTGGCTGGCCTGGCCTGGTCGTCGGCCTCTGCACCCCCGCCGCGGGGGTTCAGCGCG ATCTCCTGCACCGTCGAGGGGGCACCCGCCAGCTTTGGCAAGAGCTTCGCGCAGAAATCTGGCTACTTCCTGTGCCTTAGTTCTCTGGGCAGCCTAGAG AACCCGCAGGAGAACGTGGTGGCCGATATCCAGATCGTGGTGGACAAGAGCCCCCTGCCGCTGGGCTTCTCCCCCGTCTGCGACCCCATGGATTCCA AGGCCTCTGTGTCCAAGAAGAAACGCATGTGTGTGAAGCTCTTGCCCCTGGGAGCTGCGGACATGGCTGTGTTTGATGTCCGGCTGAGTGGGAAGACCAAGACAGTGCCTGGATACCTTCGAATAGG GGACATGGGTGGCTTTGCCATCTGGTGCAAGAAGGCCAAGGCCCCGAGGCCAGTGCCCAAGCCCCGAGGTCTCAGCCGGGACATGCAGGGCCTCTCTCTGGatgcagccagccagccaag TAAGGGCGGCCTCCTGGAGCGGACACCGTCAAGGCTGGGCTCTCGGGCATCCACTCTGCGGAGGAATGACTCCATCTACGAGGCCTCCAGCCTCTATGGCATCTCAG CCATGGATGGGGTTCCCTTCACACTCCACCCACGATTTGAGGGCAAGAGCTGCAGCCCCCTG GCCTTCTCTGCTTTTGGGGACCTGACCATCAAGTCTCTGGCGGACATTGAGGAGGAG TATAACTACGGCTTCGTGGTGGAGAAGACCGCGGCTGCCCGCCTGCCCCCCAGCGTCTCATAG